TTGTGACTGCAAAGACATCAAGCTTCGCAAGTGCCAATGACAGAAATCCCATTGCAGGAGATGTAACATACTATGGTGTATTGACGGACATCATAGAACTGGAATATTGTGGTACTCGGAAGGTTGTATTATTTAGGTGTGATTGGGTTGATGTTCGATCTCAAGGCAGGGGTGTTAAGAAGGATGGGTTGGGGTTCACGCTTGTGAATTTGAAACGATTATGCCATACAGTTCAACATTTGTCTGATGAACCATTTGTGTTTGCATCTCAAGCTGAGCAGGTGTTTTACGTACAAGACCTCATCGAGAAGGATTGGCATGTTGTAGTGGGGACGAAACCTAGAGACTTATTTGAGATGCATGGGCAAGAGTCTACAGATGATGTTGATACATTCTTAGGCATGTCGCCCTACGATGATCAATGTTTGGAGGACCCGAGTGATGACACTGTTAGTTGGGAAAGGACAGATGTCgatggtacaacaattgtcacaTATTTACCACCCACCCAGCCGATGGTAGAAGAACAAATAGATGATACTGAGTTATCTGATCCCATTGGAGATGACATTTTGTACAATAATTGATTTCTTAAGTACCACGTTTTCTTAatgtatgaaatagaaattaaaatgtcttttttcatatggttatttatttatttattcaaaattGAATCGTCTTATCAACATGCATTTGTTCACTAATGTGACTCAGGTTCTTCTTAAGACATGAAACGTGCTCGTTCTAAACGCACGACTAGGCTACTGATAAGCCTTATGACTGGTGGCATCAATCAGCCTCAACTACTCGAGACTGATGTGGGTCCCTCTCAGCCTCAGTTGCCCCAGCCTATAGTGGGTCCCTCCCAGCATCAGCCTTCCCCGGCTACATCGGGTCCAGTCCAGCCTTTGTTGCCCGAGTCTACAGCGGGTCCTTCTCATCCCCAGCTTCCCCTACATACGGCGGGTCTCTCCCAGAGTTTGCCTCAGGATCCACACCAGACAGTTGATTCATTAGAGGATACTTCTAGTGGTATGTTATGCATTGGTTCTAATATCCTTAaaaatttaatgtattttttgctAATAAACTATACAAGTCTGCATATTatttatgtgcattttttttcaACAGATTTGTTGTTCACGAAGAGAAGGAGTCGAGGCCCCACACGATGCCATCAAGTTTGGAACATGTGTGAAGGGCAATGCATTTTAATTACCACCAACAATCTAGGGCAACCTGTTAATGAAAATGCTAGCAAGTTGACAAACTTTTTGGGGACAATAGCACGTAATGGGGATTACGCACCCCTTACATATTCTAATTGGAGGGTAGTGCCAAACGAGAAGAAGGATGATATGTACGAACTTTTCATGGTAATGGTGATTTGttttatgtattttatgtatttgattatttattcTTTATTCAATATGTGATTGTCTACTTTGTTTATGTGATGCAGTCTAAGTTTCAGTTTGACAAAGAGATTAAATCTTGGGTGTTGATGTCGATTGGAAAAAAATGAAGGGACTGGAAGTGAGAACTGAAGAAATTCCACTACTCGCCTCATGATAATGATAAGGTGCGACTAGCAAACCTCAATGAGCGTGTCCAAATGGATCAGTGGAAGGCCCTCATTGAGTTCTGGAATTCTGAAGAGGGAAAGCTATGTGATGAGTAGTTACTAAAACCTTCATGTTATGAAATTACACAACTGTCTTAAGCTGAAATTTCATAAATTACTTTGTTGATGTGTCACATTTTAGGTTCGTAATAAGATAAATATGAAAAATCGGAGAAAACAACGCATTAGCCACACTGCAGGCACGAAGAGCTTTGCGCGAATACATGAAGAAGAGGTAATTTTTTATTAATCACCTAATAATTTGATGTCAATCTATTTCTCATATATAACTTATTTAAATAATGATAGAGAAACAAGAGGGCCAATGGGGAGGATTTAACTCGAGTAGATATGTTCTTGCTGACACATAAACGCAAGAATGGGATGCCTGTGGATGAGGCCTCAGCAAGAGCaatggtgtaagacccgtgtcctaatccttactgttccgttggcttccgcggtccttccggtcaaattccgtcaaccttcgtaccatatccggtgtttgcacacgatcctaggccaggttccgcgcaccgatgacggcttgatctgaaagtggtatcatagcgaccgccccgtcgctgcggttccaacgccgcgtcttgtgcgtcaaaccgacgcttagatcataagttggggactatgcattataatggccgtggaccgcgtattgcggggcccacctattccatgtggcactaatctctaaGAAATTATGAGAacaatgacatcaccctaccctagctatagccaccctacctacccctatcccttcttacaagcatttaatgctagccaccctctcttacaagtcattattacctacctaagctactctccctctctcttatctctccctctctcctttattttttttcattccttcattttttttttctaagcaacaaacccatacgtatgagaccctctcccatttctcccaagctacttgtgtggcccacctttcctaccccttcatctctcatctcaaccatccatttttcatcttcctccatcaaagagtagcacaaggagctaaggaagccaagggagcaagaagatcaagtggtgggtgccttgatagggtagatttttcatatttttaagatggaccaagtgaggccaaccaatcaatggtttggatctcactttggaccctaagatgtggccgatggcccacttggatcatcacgatcattccatgatggggccattctccatggaccccatcatgatgtttactttcttgcatatttagggtcatttagactatctaatttagtggagaagggatctccaccgttggatctaactttaatgggcccacatgtaatgagacccacttgatgtatgatttagtgcaagggagggcccatagtgtcggggcccctccatcacgcggatctcaccctctatctctctatccctctctcttttattttattttcttttatttagttattattatttttttttgtaatgataatgagttgtgtggcccacttgaatggaccccaccatgaggtaggtatactatccaaaccatttataagtggggcccatcttatatgtgtagtacctatgacttggtggcccacctaagcagggcccacctccaacattTGTGCCCaagtctagcgtccagggacgctggacgtttgctggaaaagaaacacaaatgcaagctttttccctaagcttggaatggtccactcatgtaggccccaccttgatgcatgtattaaatccacaccatccattcccttcccaagctctttttagccgttgacctgaaagatgggatccatcaggctttcaggcgggccataccgtagcaaatggtggtttacgccattgaaaccttccctaaactttttatacgttgaaatatgcccaatattgggcttggtttgcttgtctcgagccatagagggctactggacggagtggattcgctggatatggaccccacctgcaaaatccatgcgAAAacagaaatcaaaaaaaaaaaaaaaaataacagcagcgtccgggcggacggagctcagccacccacggctgcagccgtgggccccaccttgatgttgatataccatctaaaccgttcatagggtgggccaccccctgacatgggcccaccccaaaaatcagcctgatccaagactcaggtggcccacaccgtgtgaaatagtgggattgaccatttacctttgaaacccttcctgggcccacagaagtttgggatcaaggtgaaatttgttttcaccattcatttgggcccatgtgaccttatcaatggtctggatggattataaacattatggtgggccccacatggagcccacatagatgtatgtgtttgaccaccaccgtccgcctggacggtggacgtggagcccactgtaaacgtggagcccactgtaaacgtggagcccactgtgtgggtgggtgtacgtgtgcgtgtgtgtgggtgcgtgtgttggtgtgtatatatttgtatataatattatattctatataatattatatgttatatgtatatatacaataccatattatataatatatatatatatgtatataaattatattgcatataatttattgatggtggaagGCCCATTTCCgttcacttgtgggccatggtcgaagcccactttgatgtatatatataaggcccatttaaggcattaggggcccatgggtcgaggcccattaagacgtaatggggccaatgggttgaggcccacttgatgtacatatggggcccaattggtgtagcccatttgatactcataaggcccatgagattaggctcatttaatgcattctaaggcccacgggttatggccattgcaatgcacatagggcccattggcgcggcccaatgatgtggcccacttgatgaatataaggcccatatgatatggcccatttgacgtatttaaggcccaatgggatgtacctaaggtccattgcaatgtacgatcccaacatgatttatgtaatgatgtttacgtcagggctatgccttgggagcaatggtggtttgacgtccacattgcaagtatagtgtggttaaatgtccgcattatgactttccctagggcccattgttaggctcatacgtctgatgcgtaggccgtctaggcccatctttgttatgattatcatccattctatatagcatgctcagttccatgattcatgaccatatgcatcatacgtatgcttgatatgagaaatgactgatcatcgcatatgccttcgggcagattgattaggggctcccgtatagggggtgttgccctacatgagcgcacgatacgcgcaggattgctgcatgactgaatagtatgattcatgcattcgcattgtgtgatatggttactctacgccctagcgacatcagggccgtagcctccacagacgtatcgtggttggcaggattggataccggaaatactgttctacatggggtgcgatagatatccctgggtgaaagtccctaaacccttatggtaccaggaggttgctccaacgtctagaccgagtggatgcatgagcgctgagtgccgattaccagacggttgcgctttccactgtgtcgtggtcggttggaagggggtgcggccttacccgcccgagagtagggggcaatgctaggctgagtctgaccagctcgaggaatgggtccgctattgacgagccgagcccgatattggcaggcggatagtgaggtcttttccactcaccttattgcgcgcgatggggcggcaatctggcttggagtgtactagaccccggtgatattccagatttgagccgtattgacatgtggacttagatgaggatttgtatgcttgacttgcatttcgcattgcatggccttggtatggccgacatcattctttgcaccgcatggccttggtacggctagtgggattcttagcattcatcagcatgttccgcattactctgatactgcatagctacattatcaccttgagcataccctttcaccaccctctaagctttctataagcttatgcacgaccgttgcgtgcaggtgacgttggatcgcagcagcgctgaggcttggacgcgtggctgatcttcttttggagttttggtctatcttcattgtatttcccttatgctcattgtacttgtaaagtttttgattatagtggaaatgtgatggagtttttggttgttgtttgtgggttatccctttggttatgcttattacgaaacaaactgatgttgaaaatcctccttgtagcatcccaggatcggaacctggcgaatgggcgctgggaaccgagaatggggttctacggaggctgtcggcgccagattcggcgatcgggaattttgtgagcccggtttccgagtttggggcgtgacaaatggtatgtatatgtatcttcttattttgtttAATCTTTTGGCAATATCAAATCTAAATTAGTGATTTTTAATTGTAGGAACAATTAAATGAACGAACTTCGCAGCAGCTAGAGGCTTCACATAATAGCACTGCGAGGAAAGATATATTCTCAGAAGTCATGGGTGACAAACGACATGGCCGTGTCCGCACTTATGGGTTAGGTCCCTCTCCTTCTGATATATGGGGCACAACATCCCATAGTGTCCAGTCCCAAGGGATGACCTCCAATGCTCAGAAGATAGATGAACAATATGAGGAATTGCATGCTGAAATATCTTCCCTAAGAGAAACTATGGTTGATAGAGATGCTCAAATATCTTCACTAAGAGAAACTATGGCTGATAGAGATGTTCAAATATCTTCACTAGGAGAAACTATGACAACATTGATGGCTGTCATAACGAATCCAAGCATTAATCTAGCTACATTATTAGGTGTTTCAGCTAATCCCAACTTGAaccaaccctcctcatcatcaagcTACTTGGTTCCAACCCCTCAGgtaattataatatatacatgtatatttttatgtgtaataattttgaattatacaTAGTTCAAGCTGTATACAAGAATTgacattgatttatcatttgtaGAGACACTTGGTGAATAAGGGGAATTCTACGAGTTGCACTAATGTGACTCAAGTTCTTCTTAAGAGTATTGTAAGGCCTGGGGATACTGTAGTTAAAGGAACCGTTTTGAGCACGGATCCATTGACAAAAGTAGGGGGGCAAAAACTTGGAGTTGGTTTCTGGGAAGTATCTGTTCAAGTGGCAATCGTACGTGATGAGGATTTGATAAGGACCCAGGGACGATATAAAACAATTGGGGATGCAATTGGAACGAGTATTGCTTGGCCCACTACTTTATGTTtggtaagtttttattttttattttttattttattattattattattattatttaagcaATAGAACTTATTGTATGAGATTGTGAATagtaattgatttatttttgttattttttataggGTGCAGACAGAAATGGATGATGACTACATAAGagaattttttattaagtatttggaACTGTAAACATCTTTTGTAAGTGGGGGTAGTAGGGATCTGTGGTTTCAGACTTTTGGATTGAGTTAGACACATCTaaacaatttatttttatcttagtttaattataaagggcacatctaaactcatctaatctctttaatttgatcttagttttataagattatgatttgtgatttgaattttgcatttgcatgtctttaatttaatctcttctgtttcttttctttttctttttctttttctttttctttatttatttatttatttatttacatgtgGTCACTTAGTCATCATATTTGTAGGGTAAGAGTTCCTATCATACCTTTTAGTAAATTTGCAtataagtcttaggctccatttggtcatcacatcaatctttatgaatataattttttctgaaaccaaatggagcttaagcccttttttaactccgccaatgcaacttcttgcattgccggtcccaagcccgggtaaaggaggagggaaaagggtgtcaaggtgagttgtgtcattttcttccattttatgTCTTTTGTGATAGTATTcaattaagtttaagtttaatgCACTCATAAAATATTTCTTTACGTTGACTTGGCGAATAGCTATGGCACTGGGAAAATGTCAGAATTAGAGAGTTGTCTTGAGACAAACATGGAGAAGTTCAAAACTATGAGTTCTCTATCTTGAATTAGTTTTCCTTACTTTTTGCCAAAGCTTGGTAGTTAACATGTTACTAAAAGGCAGGCCACACTTATACCATTGGTGGGCAGAACATGACATGATGTTTCTTCTGTTGATCATTTTATAATGCCTATTTGTATTTGTGTGTATATAATTTTATTCTGCTTTAATGGTTATTAGTTTAGAGTACATTTGGTTGCCACTAAAgagatttttcttcatatttcataatttacagaaacctactaagagcctaagagtagaaattccaaagTCATAAATTTGTTTTTCTATGCCTGTGAAATGCTCATGAGCCAAATGCAGCCTGAATGACTTTCTGATGTTAGATGTTAGAAACTATTCATGAAATGTAGGTTCCAGGGTGTGTTAGAAACTATGCAGGACTTACCGAACCAGGAAATGCTGTAAATGGCCTACTGATTCTTCTTGAAGTTAACTTTGCACAAAAGTATTTCCTTCATCGATTCCCATGAAGAGTTGTTGCTCTGAGAAGAATCAAGAACTACTTTATATGCAGGATTTGATGCTACAGTAGCAGCTAATACACCAACCGGTTCACCAGCAAGAGAACTTCCAGGACTATTTTCGTCCACCTGTCCATACTCAAATTGAATTATACAATTGTTGCAGAGGTTTCTCACTGTCCCATCataacagataacgacatctctaagtgtggccattagatttttaaacaaaGTTCCTGGTTCAGTAAGTCCTCTGAAAGAACGGATTAACACTTCCTTGGatgatatggaatggaccaactcttcatAGGGGGTCAGACCTTGAAAAAAGGAGCTCTTAACTAACCCAAATGCCTCATAAGGATAGTCAACACCATTAACAGAATACTTATTTCTGAGCAATTCTCTCTTTTGCGGTGTTTTGAGTGCCCTTTCTCCAACAAttgtggtatcagagcaggttgaGAGTCAAGAGGCCTTGTGAGGAAAAGGGAAACACCATGGCTTCAAATGGGAACTCATTGAGTATTGCACAGCCAACCATCCCCATTTTTAAAGGAGAGAGTTACGAGTTCTGGAACATCAAAATGAAGACTCTATTTAAGTCTCAAGACCTCTGGGACTTGGTAGAGAATGGGTTTGCCGATCCAGATGAGGAGAATTGGTTGAAGGAAAACAAAAAGGACTCCAAGGCATTGTTCTTCATCCAACAAGCTGTCCATGAGACGGTCTTCTTAAGAATTGCAGCAGCTACGACTTCGAAGCAGGCATGGACGATTCTACAAACTGAATTTCAAGGCTCGTCAAAGGTAATGGCTGTGAAACTCCAAACTCTTCGGCatgagtttgaaactttaatcaTGAAAAGCAATGAATCGGTGCAAGATTTTTTGTCAAGAGCAATGGCAATAATCAGTCAAATGAGATCATATGGAGACCAAATAACTGATCAAACTATTGTTGCAAAAATTTTGAGGAGTTTAACTCCCAAGTTTGATCATGTTGTAGCTGCAATTGAGGAGTCCAAAGACTTGTCTAACTTCTCATTTGACAAATTGATGGGTTCTTTGCAAGCTCATGAGGCAAGGTTAAACAGATCAGCTGAAAAACATGAAGAGAAAGCATTTCAAGTGAAGGGGGAGGCATCTAATTCAAGAGAATTTGACAAGGCAGCAGTTGGAAGAGGACGAGGCAGAGGTGCATTTCGTGGAAAGAGTCGTGGTAGAGGAAGAGGCAGAGGTTTTGAGTAAAGG
This DNA window, taken from Magnolia sinica isolate HGM2019 chromosome 14, MsV1, whole genome shotgun sequence, encodes the following:
- the LOC131224907 gene encoding uncharacterized protein LOC131224907, which codes for MKRARSKRTTRLLISLMTGGINQPQLLETDVGPSQPQLPQPIVGPSQHQPSPATSGPVQPLLPESTAGPSHPQLPLHTAGLSQSLPQDPHQTVDSLEDTSSDLLFTKRRSRGPTRCHQVWNMCEGQCILITTNNLGQPVNENASKLTNFLGTIARNGDYAPLTYSNWRVVPNEKKDDMYELFMVRNKINMKNRRKQRISHTAGTKSFARIHEEEEQLNERTSQQLEASHNSTARKDIFSEVMGDKRHGRVRTYGLGPSPSDIWGTTSHSVQSQGMTSNAQKIDEQYEELHAEISSLRETMVDRDAQISSLRETMADRDVQISSLGETMTTLMAVITNPSINLATLLGVSANPNLNQPSSSSSYLVPTPQRHLVNKGNSTSCTNVTQVLLKSIVRPGDTVVKGTVLSTDPLTKVGGQKLGVGFWEVSVQVAIVRDEDLIRTQGRYKTIGDAIGTSIAWPTTLCLVPGCVRNYAGLTEPGNAVNGLLILLEVNFAQKLRVKRPCEEKGNTMASNGNSLSIAQPTIPIFKGESYEFWNIKMKTLFKSQDLWDLVENGFADPDEENWLKENKKDSKALFFIQQAVHETVFLRIAAATTSKQAWTILQTEFQGSSKVMAVKLQTLRHEFETLIMKSNESVQDFLSRAMAIISQMRSYGDQITDQTIVAKILRSLTPKFDHVVAAIEESKDLSNFSFDKLMGSLQAHEARLNRSAEKHEEKAFQVKGEASNSREFDKAAVGRGRGRGAFRGKSRGRGRGRGFE